Within the Mastacembelus armatus chromosome 10, fMasArm1.2, whole genome shotgun sequence genome, the region tgttgcaTGTAGGTAAGACATGTTAACGGCTCAATTATTGCAAAACAGCAAAGCAATGATTCaatagtgatgggcaagtgaagcctcataaagcactgaggctttcctgacaattgtgccgaaaaagattcaaagcttcgagacttcagtgacggtgacatcttgtggacaactgaagccatagcaacctctaaagagcacgactgaagcactggcactgtttcaatcccatgacagcaataaaagttcagacctctcgaaatcaaaatgatcccaaactttagaacgtcacttattggtgggactcgccgtgaaacttgccaaaatactctcactctccaaatcctgaagcagaatgatgcatgttatatagctggtatggcaccaaaccactcaaatctgtcaaacctgtcaagctgtcattggctcagaatgcattgaaacgccatgagccaatgacacacactgaaagactatgagccaatgaaaagcttcgaaacattttgaagcaatgaagcgcgaagcgaaacagtgatgacgttcgaagcttcacgtgacactggtgttttgatacaagctccgacacagtgtttcgaatcgctccgcttcaggaagagtgacacaagctccgaagcctcggtatcatttgcccatcactatgattcaataaatattgtcattaAGGTTTGAAGACTCATTGCCTGATATGTTGAGGATGACAGCACTTAGGCCTCAGCACAATGGTCCTATATTTAACCCTGATGTTATTCAGATCAGGACATCCTGTACAAGGGCTCTGTCACCCAGTCTGCATCCCTGACAGGAGGaatatttgttttcctgctgttaACTGTTGCTTTTCACgtttctattctattctattgtCTCCAGCATATGATTGGCCTTCACACagccaaagaagaagaaatcaaGAAACggaccagcagatgtcgcctAAAAtccatggatgtgtgtgtgtgtgcgtgtgtgtgtgtgtgtgtaaaatgactCAAAACATCCTTAGTACTTTAATATAAACCCACGTGTATAACTTATCTAAATAAATGTCATCACATAATAAactcctgaagtccacaatgTCCTCAACCAGTAACTGTACTTGCAATAATATCCCTAGTGGTCTTGTATAAGAGCTTATACTGTGGCAGGCCTTATCCAAAGACTACCCGCCACCTTTTTACTGCgctttgttgttggtttttaaTTCTCACGCATTTTGTGCGGATGTTCAATAAACTTTAGTGGCACAGTGCAGTCTGATGTCAGCTCTACTAACTCCATGTTTCACATTCATAACACACTGCTTGTGTTCTGGCTGTGCATTAACCATTaatccagtgtgtgtctgaaacaaagaaacacatggGAAGTTCAAGTTGATTTACTTCTGGTTTCCCAGCCCTTCGATCCCGGACACACTGTGGCCACAAATCCATCCTTCCAAAATGAGTTTCGGAAGTTGTGCGCTCCTCCCGCTTTGAGCTTGGCACAGAAAGACACTCAGTCATGATAACAACATAAGGTCTAATGGGGGAGTCTCGCTATCACTGGCTATGCTTCCCTTTCCTAAGACTGAGCAGTAGCTTTCGGAGGTGCCCTCTTTCCAAGAGGAGTCTGATAATTGcgactgtgtgtgttgtctatTTGGTTTTTGTGGTTTCACAAGTTGGACACTCACAACAGCGCCGGGACACAAGGACCCGTAGAGACAGATACCGACACACACGTGGATTGTATCATTTGGAGACAAATGATGCGCCACCAGACGCTGAGGAGCTGCAGACCGCTGCGAGCTATGCGGTACCGACCCGGTCCAACGTGGTATACATAACGCTTAAGTCCAAACGTCTTAAGCCAGCAAATATTCGGAGCACAGTCAGaccaaaactgagaaaaaaagtcaaaaggaCGAAAACGGCCAAttcaacaaacaacaaacttgGCACCTTGGAACGGGACGCTGGTCTGATTAAGCACAACTTTGCACCGAATAAGTCCTGGAAAGAAACCAGGTATACCGACTATAAATCTCTGAATATAATCCAGAAATCTCACAATAATGGAGAAGCAGACTCCCACATTAGTTCTATCCGGATTTACAGCCAAAAGGCGCCGCCGTGGTTCAGCGCAGAGGACGTGGAAGCCATCCGGTTTCTTGCGGATGCGAAAGTTTTGCACATCAGAGAAGTTTCTCATGGTGACTCTCCATCACTTCTGATATTTCAGGGTGAGACAAGAGTTTCACCGGCAAACCAAAAAAGCACAGAGCGGGATCATTTATGCACAGGGCAATGTGGAATCATAAAGAATCCAGTGGACACCACTGAGATCTTTGCTTTCCATCTGGACAGGGTGCTGGGGCTGAACAGGACCTCACCAGCTGTAAGCAGAAAGTTCGGGTTTTTACACGGTAGGTCACGAGGACAACGTCTCTTGTTTCTGACCTTTAGTAGATTCAAGTTTTCGCAGTCGATTTATTCTAATCGATGTGTGTTTCATGGAAAGCAACAAATGCATGACAATGATGAAAAAGAGATAAGGGAGGGTGCCAGGGGAGAAAAGAGTGATGGCGGGACGAAATGATATTTTCTACTTTGATGGTTTCTTCACTCCGAGGGGAACTCCTTTATATGTGCTTATCACAAATTGCAGATTCCCTGAACATCAGGGAAATGTAATCAGtgcagaaacagactgaaaacaaaataatgctGCTGTAATTGAACAGACACAGATTGAGGTAGTTAGGGAGATAaactaattatattttatactcCAAGTACAGCAGCAGAATACATTACTTTTAGTAATTATGTGTAACCTACAGACTAAACTTTGTTTGTGAGCTGCTGAATAACATGGACAcataaaattaaacattcatAAAAGGTAAAGGTGGGATAGATACACACTAGTGGACTGTACCCTCAACAACCACCACCATCAGCCTAAGATCAGAGGAAGACACAGAAACTTTACCTACACATTGTTCAAAGCTTGTGAGACTGAACAGATGTGGAAACCTGGTCATATAATCTTTCTGTCCTCACTCTTTAGGCGGCCAACCCTGTCCAGTAGTGTCATGGGATGCATCCATTGCTGCAGGCTGGGGCTCTGTGAAGTTAACATGGGGGGAGTACCAGAGCTCCCTGAAACTAAAGTGCTGGCATAAAAACATCAGCCCGAAACCTGACTCTGGCTGCTCCAGCATTCATCACTACGAGTGGAGCACACTGGCTCTGTTTGACTTCTTGTTACAGGTAATAAAGACAGTGATTAACATAAAACTTATTTTGATAATGTGAACACTGACATTTACtaaatttcacatttctttgAATGTGAAAATCATGACTAACTTCTTTTATCGATTTTGTCGATTGTTTGTGTGCTCATAGAGCCCCCCAGCCTTCAAAAATTCCAAAAACAGAGATGAGATTTGCAAACATCCTTTTGTCTGAAATTCcgcagctaaaaaaaaaatgggttaAATATTTTCAGAGGTATCATTATTTGGATGGATAGCTGCCTCGTTTCCTGTGTGGGAAGCTTCTCTAGATCACATTTTGACACTGAGGACACATCCAATGAGAACTCTGTCATTCATTTCTTCATCACGAAGGAACAAAGATTGTTGaggaatttaaaaatacaaagtgaaAGATAGCTTTCCTATAACTCCTAAACTGGCTGTTGAGGTTGTAGTGCCATAGCTTTGATCATTCTTCTCCTGTTAGTTTATTTCAGgttcattacacacacattatagATCAAGCAATGAGAAATTCCTATTGTGGTTGATTGGTGGATGCTCAGAAATCCATATTCATCAAACCCAGGATTTCTCAGAAAGGTGCCATTAGTGGCTCTGAACTGTTTTCAAAGCACCGTCTGAAACCTAAAGTATCTGATATCTCGAAGGCTGCATCCATGGTGTCCtgcctctgcagcagcatcaTATAAAACTCCACATATTGAATGGTTTAGCATATTAGGAATGAACGACAAGTGAGGGTCCCAACTTTGACTCTATACTCCATACTCCATACTCTCAcagcatgaaataaaaacaaataatctgaATTCCTTTTTCAGATTTACAACCGTCTGGATCAGGGCTGTTGTGGCTTCAGGCCCCGACAGGAGGATGTATGTGTGGAACTGGGCCACCATGCTGAATGTGGTGACCAGGACCAAATACATCTAGCAAATATTATTCACAGGGATCATGACCCCAGACACCTGGTCTTCAGCAACAACAAGGGGTTCTTTGACCGCAATGAGGACAACCTGGACTTCAGGCTGCTGGAGGGAATCAAGGAGTAAGTTTGGATCACTGACGAGGCCTCAGACCCAAGACAGGCCTTTTATTAGTAAATATATTTGaggttaaaaacattttattcttgGTATTGGGACGTACTTGGGACAGTACTTCAATACATATCCTAAGTAATTTCACACAGTTTGCTGTTTACATTATCTACACTAATCCCATATTCAGCTTTGGTTTTCAttgtttgtataaaaaaaactttgagaGAAATAATGGGTCTCCCGTAATTATTACACAAGAACAGGCAGAAAATTACGATGTCTGGTATTTTTCAACAGTCAACAGCTTTCAAGTGCTCAAACAAATCCTATATCAGCAGAGATTAAGTGTTAGATCAGAATGTCATGTGAAGCTGTGAATCAGGTTTGGAGTTAGTCCTAgattctttttttctctaagtatgtacagtatgtgggtgTGTCACACAacatatgattttaaaaagagcaaaacaaatgcCAGAATTTAAGCAGCAGTTTTGATGAAGATCACAGGGATTCATATTTGGGAGGAGGATATTTGCCAAACTCAGTGGTATGGCTCACTGATTTATTCAATAAAAGATGATTAAAATCAAAGCAGTGTTTGCAGTGTGGGTGGGAATTACATATCCACAGAGATATGTGGGGGACAGGCAGAAAGAACCTATGGTTTTATTATGGTGCACACTTGCCCACCCAGATTCATCCAAACcacatgttttctttgttgggGCAGGTCTTTGTTTTGTATCACCAGACAAGGTTAAATTAAAGTTTAaactaagatttaaaaaattcagaaactgatttgaaagtttaaaaaatacattttttctgtaATAGCTGcattgtgcttgtgtttgcaAAATACTTTGTGCAAATCTCTGAATCCAGACCTTTTGAACTGACTTCAGAGATTCAGCACACTAGTGTCAGACATTCACATCTGCTTTTTCAGCCTTGCATGCTGGAACTTTTCAGCCAACTGGGGAAACAGCCATCTGCTATGTCACAGGGCCCATTTTACTTGTAATGGAATATTCTAACAGTAATGTATGGGTGCATTTAAGCTATAAGGAACAGCCAATATTTTCCAGCACCGTGGCTACTTACTGTGGTCACATTTGTGCTAACCAACCAATCAACTGTCTGAAGCTCCAAAATGACCATACAGTTGAATGGACACCTCTCATAACTGCTGCAGAGAAGTTATGGAGATGCAAACAGCAGCTACTGACAGTAACAATGCTAACACACACTACACAAACATGACCTGTTCttagtgaaaaataaataactctTCTTTTTGAGTTCCATATTTTGCAGATTATATTCGCAAATTAGAAGCACAATCATGCTATAttgtttgcttatttatttatttttatttactttaaggTTGTTGAACCTTACAGGAACTGTGTTGATTGGCAGCATAGTTATACACATGGATTACAAAAGAGGGACATTTTCTTATTATTCCAGCGGGTTTACTACAGAGATAACACTGCAGCAAAGACAAGTTTGATTCCAGCATTACAcccagctgtttctgtttttggcaCATTACACTTTGCTGTAGCACACCCCCTCTATTCCAGGACACCAGTCGGATTATTTCTGCTCCCAGACATGTGTctgaaacaaaacctaaatttACTTTCCCACATTTTTGTATTCCTAGGCTTCCGGAGCAGGCAGTATCAGTGCTGAAGAGCAGAAAGCTGAGAGAAAAACTCCTCCAGTCTCTGTTCCTGGACCAGACGTACTGGGAGAGCCAGGGCGGCCGACAGGGCATTGAAAAACTGATTGATGTCATTGAGAGGCGGGCCAAAGTCCTCCTCACCTACATTAATGCTCATGGCATTAGAGTCATCACAATGAATGTGTGATGAGGTTCAGACTAGAGAAGTGGCCACATTATTTACACAGATTATGTAAAATAATAGTTTGTTCCCTGTGACTTCACTGTGTCAGGTCAGAATGGACTTTTACAACACACTGGAACTTTACCCACCTACATTTTATAATCTTCAGGATTATATAATTTTACAGTGAAATACTGGCAATGTGAATGAAGAATGGTCAGcagttatatattattataactGACAAAAGATCAGATTGCAAATGAAGGACTTCAATTGCCTACTATCCTAAGTTTGACATTTACACAAACTTGCAAACTTTTACTTAAGGAAACTATTTAAGTTTACTTCTTTTGAGTCTTTATCCACTATGGAGTCATCATTACATAAAGAACATACTGCAGTAAGACCTTTTGCTCCTTCTGAGGCCTAAGAGCAAATATAATTTGCCTTGTGTATGATGGGAATGAACTACATGATAAGTTATTAGCCTCTCGGCCCCTCCAATGAATTAAGACGTTCATAAAGCCTCTTAGTGTAGTTACCAAGCCATGGCTCAGATCCACACAGCTTGATTGGGGTCATACattacacagtgaaaaaaagCACTTCTATTTTAATGAGCTGTCTAATGTTTAAACTTAACAGtcttaaacattttcttttttaacccAACCCTTAAGATTAAAAAACAGGAGTCACTTGTTTTGGCTATAGCCTTGCCTGTATAAGTTTATGCTTTTAAGATCCAATACAGCATCACTTATTGTATTATCACAAACACTGTATATTATGACGCATCTCTTGACAGGAGACGGTTTCTGTTAACTGGTAACTGTTtcaactgtatttatttattgatgggATCTATCTTTTCATTTAACTTAGCTAAACTGAATTTTACCTTGAAATTTGACCATGTGCAATTTTGTTTGCATCTGCTTTATTGTGCTTTTAGAAAGTGTTTGACAAATGTTGTTTTAACTGACGAATTCATCTGTAACAATGTATTTTGCAAAGACATTTTTCCATCAGTTTCAGTCAAAGCATGGTCAGAAATAGTCTGTGGCTCTGAAATCTGAACCAGCGTATGGTGCCTGCTTTTCAAGCTGTTGTAA harbors:
- the gask1b gene encoding Golgi-associated kinase 1B, with the protein product MGESRYHWLCFPFLRLSSSFRRCPLSKRSLIIATVCVVYLVFVVSQVGHSQQRRDTRTRRDRYRHTRGLYHLETNDAPPDAEELQTAASYAVPTRSNVVYITLKSKRLKPANIRSTVRPKLRKKVKRTKTANSTNNKLGTLERDAGLIKHNFAPNKSWKETRYTDYKSLNIIQKSHNNGEADSHISSIRIYSQKAPPWFSAEDVEAIRFLADAKVLHIREVSHGDSPSLLIFQGETRVSPANQKSTERDHLCTGQCGIIKNPVDTTEIFAFHLDRVLGLNRTSPAVSRKFGFLHGGQPCPVVSWDASIAAGWGSVKLTWGEYQSSLKLKCWHKNISPKPDSGCSSIHHYEWSTLALFDFLLQIYNRLDQGCCGFRPRQEDVCVELGHHAECGDQDQIHLANIIHRDHDPRHLVFSNNKGFFDRNEDNLDFRLLEGIKELPEQAVSVLKSRKLREKLLQSLFLDQTYWESQGGRQGIEKLIDVIERRAKVLLTYINAHGIRVITMNV